Proteins found in one Alicyclobacillus cycloheptanicus genomic segment:
- a CDS encoding DegV family protein, with the protein MTKIAFVTDSTAYLTPEKAEAFGITVVPLSVVFEGEVYREGVDISAADFYQRLTASKAFPTTSQPPVGEFVEVFTRLLETHDVVMCLLLSSKLSGTFESAQTAAQMVDGQVIVVDSRISSYGIAGPLLDGVQLAKAGGTPEEIQALWAKELDTMHAYFVVDTLEMLHRGGRIGGAAAVFGALLQIKPILTMRDGRIDLFEKVRTHKRAMERMLSEFDADARTGRRLKVGVVHAQRYNDAVALRDQLTSQYPNIETDISELGPVIGAHTGPGLLALVYYDAQD; encoded by the coding sequence ATGACGAAAATTGCGTTTGTCACGGACAGCACAGCATACCTGACCCCGGAAAAAGCGGAGGCGTTCGGAATCACCGTGGTTCCGCTGTCCGTTGTCTTCGAGGGGGAAGTGTATCGAGAAGGCGTTGACATCAGTGCGGCTGATTTCTATCAAAGGCTGACCGCCTCCAAGGCGTTTCCCACGACGTCTCAGCCTCCGGTTGGCGAGTTTGTCGAGGTGTTCACGCGTCTGCTGGAAACGCATGACGTCGTCATGTGCCTGCTGTTGTCCAGCAAGCTGAGCGGGACCTTCGAGTCGGCGCAGACGGCCGCGCAGATGGTGGATGGGCAAGTCATTGTTGTCGACTCCCGGATTTCGAGTTATGGGATTGCGGGCCCGCTGCTCGATGGTGTGCAGCTGGCGAAGGCGGGCGGTACGCCGGAAGAGATTCAAGCGCTGTGGGCCAAGGAACTGGACACGATGCACGCCTACTTTGTGGTGGATACCCTCGAAATGCTGCACCGCGGCGGGCGCATTGGCGGGGCTGCGGCGGTGTTTGGTGCCCTCCTGCAAATTAAGCCCATCTTGACGATGCGTGATGGGCGCATCGACCTGTTTGAGAAGGTTCGGACACACAAACGGGCAATGGAGCGCATGCTCAGCGAATTCGATGCAGACGCGCGCACCGGCAGACGCCTGAAGGTCGGGGTTGTCCATGCGCAGCGGTACAATGATGCGGTGGCGCTGCGTGATCAACTCACCTCACAATACCCAAACATCGAAACGGACATCAGTGAATTGGGGCCCGTCATCGGTGCGCACACGGGGCCAGGCTTGCTCGCGTTGGTGTATTACGACGCGCAGGATTAG